Proteins from one Halovivax limisalsi genomic window:
- a CDS encoding alpha/beta hydrolase, whose protein sequence is MSDVTVDREIRFKRTEERDLFATTYLPPASERLDTTILLVHGGVWNRGERSFFAERARALAARGIPAVTVDYRLAGDATYPAALKDVKSAVRWTRAASPAGRRPRRVVLCGHSAGAHLAALTAAAPNDTPPPDDAFGDERCGVDGLIGFAGPYDLLGAREDGETAEFMGGPPSAIAERYREASPRERVTPDHPPARLYHGTEDEWLTLRETRAYRDALRLAGVDVELRTPSGDHFFFQDDPWFERTVDDTVSFVGQLRIDSPDSGR, encoded by the coding sequence GTGAGCGACGTCACGGTCGACCGGGAAATCCGGTTCAAGCGTACCGAGGAGCGCGACCTGTTCGCAACTACGTACCTGCCGCCGGCGAGTGAGCGACTCGACACGACGATCCTGTTGGTCCACGGCGGTGTCTGGAACCGCGGCGAGCGCTCGTTCTTCGCGGAGCGCGCTCGCGCGCTGGCTGCGCGGGGGATCCCCGCGGTCACGGTCGACTATCGGCTCGCCGGCGACGCCACCTACCCGGCCGCCCTGAAAGACGTCAAAAGCGCCGTCCGGTGGACCAGGGCGGCGTCACCCGCGGGCCGACGACCGAGACGGGTCGTGCTCTGTGGTCACTCCGCCGGCGCGCACCTCGCCGCGTTGACCGCCGCCGCGCCGAACGATACTCCCCCGCCGGACGACGCGTTCGGTGACGAGCGGTGCGGGGTCGACGGTCTCATCGGCTTCGCGGGTCCGTACGATCTCCTCGGCGCGCGCGAGGATGGAGAGACGGCGGAGTTCATGGGCGGTCCGCCGTCGGCCATCGCGGAGCGATACCGGGAGGCCTCGCCGCGCGAACGAGTGACGCCGGACCACCCGCCGGCCCGCCTGTATCACGGTACCGAGGACGAGTGGCTCACGTTGCGCGAGACGCGCGCCTATCGCGACGCACTCCGGCTCGCCGGCGTGGACGTCGAACTCCGGACGCCCTCGGGCGATCACTTCTTCTTTCAGGACGATCCCTGGTTCGAGCGAACGGTCGACGACACGGTATCGTTCGTCGGGCAGCTCCGGATCGACTCGCCCGACTCCGGACGATAG